GATATCCCATGGGGCTTGGCAAGtggaaggggggagagggacttCAGCAGCATCCTTAAAATACCAGAGTCTCACACCAAAATACTTCTGAGTACTAAGTGGCAGCATAGCAGAAGCCTCATCAAACTCCAGTAAGAGCTGCAAACATCCATCTGACATCAGCCCCCCAGAATAAAGTGCATTCCTCAAGCAACCCAGTCATGTCCTGTGGCCTTTGGACCATGCTGGGCAAAATATGTtttgccaggcagcagagagaacaacaaaactgcttctgccttctccaAGGTCACTGCATCTGACAAGGGagctctctgtgctgggtcTGTCCTCCGAGGTTCTGccaaggacattgaggtccCCAGCATGTTGTCATCTGGGGAAAGGTTGTTTTCACCCAAGAAACAAGCCCAGCCTTTCTTCTTGGAGACAGGCCTCAGACACAGCATGGGGGGTGAGGGTGttagatgaggaggaagtttggtTTGTGTCCAGTCCAAAGAGCCCAGGGGCcaggcactgcactgctgcgTTGGGAGGTGGAAAAGGTAACGCTTGTGTTAACCTGAGCCCTTGGGGTTTCTTTTGCAGGAGCTAATGTGAGCCATGAgagccaacagcagcagcctggcaggcaggTAAACAGCTTTCCAGAGTTGTTTTCCTAGCTGGATATCGAGGGGACAGCTGAGCATCACTTCCTAGGCTAGATGGGTTGGGAGCAGTGAATGGCCTCATCCTGCACAGGCTCTAGTGGGAATGATGTGCACTGCAGGGCAGTGATGCTGGCCCacgttcacaggctcacaggatgttaggggttgggagggacccaaagaggtcatccagtccaacccccttgccacagcaggaccatccaatctagctcagggcacacaggaacacagccagacaggccttgaaaggctccacacaaggagactccataacctctctgggcagcctgtgccagggctctgggaccctcccaGCCAagcagttcccccttgtgttgagctggcacctcctgtgctgcagcttccatccattgctgcttgtcctatcccagggagcagtgagcagagcctgtcccccgctcctgacccccagccctcagctattgataaacatttattagatgccctctcagtcctctcttctccagccctagGTCCCTCAGTGATTTtccccaggcagggcagtggaaGCAATAGGATGAAATCCTTCTCTGAGCCTGAGGTGCCAGAGGGCTGGATGCTGCCAATGGCAGCGTGCCAGGTGGCTGTGCCTGGTCTGGGGGAGGCAAGTGTAGGTCTGACTTTCCAGAGCTCTTTCTCCCCAAAGGCTCCAACCTACGAAGACATCCCAGAGCTCCCTGTCTACGCCACGGTGAGCAAAGGGCAGGCTGTGAAGCAGGATGAGAGCATTCACTACGCAGACATTCAGGTGTTCAGCAAGGTCCGGGAGCgctctgcagcagaggtgaagaACCTACAGATGCAGAATGCCACAGAGTATGCCACCCTCAACTTCCCCAGGCCCAGGCTCAAATATGACAGCAAGAATGGAACCTTGGTGTAAAAAAGCTTGATggcctcctcatcctcctcctcctgcagcaaaaGGAGTTCAGACTTAAGAGATGTTGTAGATGTCAGCTAACCTGCGGGCACATCAGGTCTCCCTGAGAaggtgcagggaggctgtgcctgcCTTTAGAGGACACAGACTTATTTCTGCTCACATAATGAGTAGTTTTCTCTTTGATTCTGCTGGCAAAGTCCACCCCTGCTCCTTGGAAGAGTTACCTctgaagctggcagctcatctTCTCTCAGCACTGTGGGAAGACAGAGCTGCTCCTCGGCTGGTGAAAGCTTAAAaccacagctcagagctgcagtgaggctgtcCCTGGCGTGGCACAGGACCAGCCTGTGGATGGGATTTGGGACCATGGCATACAGGATTCAGTCTTGGGGTAAGGGAGATGTTGCCACAGGATTTTATGTCAGTGCTAAGACAATTCTGCAGCGTGCAGAGCAattggatgctgctgctgtgaggaagtggtgtgcagcctccaacagtggctgctgcagtgccttccTCCCACACTTGCCCCTGTAACTGTAGTCATGCACCAAGTGCAGGCTCCAAAGCAGTGCTCTGGAACCATGCACAGAAGGCTCTGAAGACCAAGGCCAGAAGTGCAGACTTAACTGAGGTACAGAACAGTTTCTTCCACTGAAAGGCTGTGCAGATGTGGATCCCTACCCCCGTGTGCACACGGTGAGCAGtgagctctcagctctgcctgggaaCAAGGAACATTTGCAGACTGCAAGGCAGCCGTTTGGAAACCACTGCCTGTATTTGGGGCACTTAaccagtcacaggctcacaggatgttaggagttgtaagggacccaaggaggtcatcttGAATGGCCTCATCCTGCAGAGGCTTTAGTGGGAATGATGTGCACTGCAGTGCAGTGATGCTGGCCCAacgttcacaggctcacaggatgttaggggttggaagggacccaaagagctcatccagtccaacccccttgccagagcaggaccattcagtctagctcagggcacacaggaacacatccagacaggcctggaaaagctccacagaaggagactccacaacctctctgggcagcctgtgccagggctctgggacccttccagtcaagaagttctcccttgtgtcaAGGTGgatcctcctgtgctgcagcttccatgtcctatcccagggagcaagtgagcagagcctgtccccccactcctgacacccagTCCTTAGAGTACAGCAGCTGTCTGCCTGCCTAAGATGCTGGGAATGAATCCTGGTTAACCTCAGAGAGGGATTTggacttttcctccttctccccccctaTTTTATACTGCCAGCCTTAGTTCCAAACACCAATAATACAGAGCACAGCTCATGTAGTATTTTCTGTCAACCCTCCCAGGTACACCTTTGAGAACTTGGTTGTGGACTTTAAGGAGTGTTAGGAA
This sequence is a window from Pogoniulus pusillus isolate bPogPus1 chromosome 38, bPogPus1.pri, whole genome shotgun sequence. Protein-coding genes within it:
- the C38H11orf52 gene encoding uncharacterized protein C11orf52 homolog; this translates as MGNLPSCGRPWNCPSPFKRKKEKQGANVSHESQQQQPGRQAPTYEDIPELPVYATVSKGQAVKQDESIHYADIQVFSKVRERSAAEVKNLQMQNATEYATLNFPRPRLKYDSKNGTLV